One stretch of Siphonobacter curvatus DNA includes these proteins:
- the murC gene encoding UDP-N-acetylmuramate--L-alanine ligase: protein MVPVKPIRSYKSIYFLGIGGIGMSAIARWFHVNGYAVAGYDKTPTTLTKALQAEGITIHFTDGVAEIPEAYLDPEETLVVLTPAIPKEHTEWAYFRENGFRILKRSQVLGLLTEEMFLIAVAGTHGKTTTSSMVAHILKHSGRNVAAFLGGITQNYQTNFLLNEPTENLRDVLCVVEADEFDRSFLTLHPDVAIVTSTDADHLDIYGSGDEVLKSFGDFVSQIRTEGVLFLKNGLSLNNQTKAEVRTYGFESGMYHVENCRIADARFKFDLVYPSGFCEDITLVVPGFHNAENAVAAFAVCLQVGLSPQEIRAGLNSYRGVKRRFEYHLELPETVYIDDYAHHPTEIEAFLKSVKALYPNRHVTAIFQPHLFTRTRDFQEGFAESLSLADRAIVLDIYPARELPIPGITAAVIFDKVTSEDKIQCTKDEVLDLINDLPLDIVVTIGAGDIDTLIAPLRELVQAKAGRKQ from the coding sequence ATGGTACCAGTCAAGCCTATTCGTTCATATAAGTCTATTTATTTTCTCGGTATTGGAGGGATAGGAATGAGTGCCATTGCCCGCTGGTTTCATGTCAACGGGTACGCAGTAGCGGGTTACGATAAAACGCCTACTACGTTAACCAAGGCCCTACAGGCCGAAGGTATTACGATTCATTTTACTGATGGTGTAGCAGAAATTCCAGAGGCGTATCTGGACCCCGAAGAGACGCTGGTTGTACTGACCCCAGCCATTCCGAAAGAGCATACGGAATGGGCATATTTTCGGGAAAATGGATTTCGCATTCTGAAACGCTCGCAGGTACTGGGCTTACTCACGGAAGAAATGTTTCTGATTGCGGTAGCGGGTACGCACGGCAAAACGACTACTTCGTCCATGGTGGCTCATATCCTCAAACATAGTGGTCGGAATGTCGCCGCTTTTCTGGGTGGTATTACGCAGAATTATCAAACGAATTTTCTGCTTAACGAACCTACTGAAAACCTGCGTGACGTATTATGCGTAGTAGAAGCGGATGAATTTGACCGTAGTTTTCTGACGCTTCATCCCGATGTAGCGATTGTGACTTCGACCGATGCCGATCACCTGGATATCTATGGTTCGGGCGACGAAGTACTCAAGTCTTTCGGGGATTTTGTTAGTCAGATTAGGACGGAAGGCGTACTGTTTCTTAAAAATGGTTTGTCTTTAAACAATCAGACCAAGGCTGAAGTTCGTACGTATGGTTTTGAGTCGGGGATGTATCACGTTGAAAACTGTCGCATCGCCGATGCCCGTTTTAAATTTGATCTGGTATATCCCAGTGGATTTTGTGAAGATATTACCTTAGTAGTACCTGGTTTTCATAATGCTGAAAATGCGGTTGCGGCCTTTGCGGTTTGTCTACAGGTAGGCCTTTCGCCGCAGGAAATTCGGGCTGGATTAAATTCGTACCGCGGAGTAAAACGTCGGTTTGAGTATCATTTGGAGCTTCCGGAAACGGTTTATATTGATGATTATGCCCACCATCCTACGGAGATTGAGGCTTTTCTGAAATCCGTAAAAGCGTTGTACCCGAATCGGCACGTGACGGCTATTTTCCAGCCTCACCTGTTCACCCGTACTCGCGATTTTCAGGAAGGCTTTGCCGAGTCCTTATCGTTAGCAGATCGGGCCATTGTACTCGACATTTATCCCGCTCGTGAGTTACCGATTCCTGGGATTACCGCTGCTGTGATTTTTGACAAGGTTACCAGTGAAGACAAAATTCAGTGCACCAAGGATGAAGTACTGGATTTGATTAATGACTTACCACTTGACATTGTCGTAACTATTGGAGCGGGTGATATTGATACACTGATTGCTCCGTTGCGGGAATTAGTACAAGCTAAAGCAGGTAGAAAACAGTAG
- the murG gene encoding undecaprenyldiphospho-muramoylpentapeptide beta-N-acetylglucosaminyltransferase, whose product MSKRIIISGGGTGGHIFPAIAIANALKAKDPQTEILFVGANGRMEMEKVPQAGYPIFGLDIAGINRSNLLANLSFPAKLTKSLWAARKVIRDFKPDAAVGVGGYASGPLLLMAGMNGVPYLIQEQNSYAGITNKFLAQNARKICVAYPDMQAFFPTEKVVITGNPVRSDIGSVSASDPKVWEYFKGLSPDIPTLLVIGGSQGARTINESIDAGLEQLLASGYQIIWQTGKLYIDKARQRVSALHSNRIWVSDFINQMPYAYAAASVVISRAGALSISELCLVGKPSIFVPLPTAAEDHQTKNAMALVREEAGLLVKDAEAREKLIPTTLELFKSKEVQQSMGRQIQQLAKPQAAQQIAEEVWKLSQ is encoded by the coding sequence GTGTCGAAACGCATTATCATAAGTGGCGGAGGAACGGGTGGACATATTTTTCCGGCCATTGCCATTGCCAATGCTCTCAAGGCGAAAGACCCTCAAACGGAGATTCTCTTTGTCGGGGCAAACGGCCGTATGGAAATGGAAAAAGTCCCTCAGGCGGGCTATCCTATTTTCGGTCTCGATATTGCGGGGATCAATCGATCCAATCTTTTAGCGAATCTTAGTTTCCCCGCCAAGCTGACGAAAAGCCTTTGGGCCGCTCGGAAAGTAATTCGGGATTTCAAACCCGACGCAGCTGTCGGTGTTGGTGGATACGCCAGTGGACCTTTGCTGTTAATGGCTGGGATGAACGGCGTACCGTATCTGATTCAGGAACAAAATTCCTACGCTGGTATTACCAATAAGTTTTTAGCCCAGAATGCCCGGAAAATCTGCGTAGCCTATCCGGATATGCAGGCGTTTTTCCCCACCGAAAAAGTAGTCATAACGGGCAATCCCGTCCGGAGTGATATTGGAAGCGTTTCAGCGAGCGATCCTAAGGTGTGGGAATACTTTAAAGGTTTATCACCCGACATACCTACTTTACTCGTTATTGGAGGTAGTCAGGGAGCCCGTACCATCAATGAAAGTATCGATGCCGGGCTCGAACAACTGCTTGCGTCGGGTTATCAGATCATCTGGCAAACCGGCAAGCTGTATATTGATAAGGCTCGGCAGCGGGTATCGGCTCTGCATTCAAATCGAATCTGGGTATCAGATTTCATTAACCAGATGCCCTATGCCTACGCTGCAGCCAGCGTGGTAATTTCCCGAGCCGGAGCTCTGTCGATTTCAGAACTATGTTTGGTGGGTAAGCCCTCCATTTTTGTACCCCTCCCTACGGCTGCGGAAGACCATCAAACTAAAAATGCGATGGCCCTGGTACGCGAAGAGGCGGGATTACTGGTCAAAGACGCTGAAGCACGAGAAAAGCTGATCCCCACTACGCTGGAATTGTTCAAGAGCAAGGAAGTACAGCAAAGTATGGGCCGACAAATCCAGCAACTCGCTAAGCCTCAGGCTGCTCAGCAGATCGCAGAGGAAGTATGGAAGTTATCTCAGTAA
- a CDS encoding FtsW/RodA/SpoVE family cell cycle protein has product MTLERLRTFFRLEGDRTIWNIVLALLAIGLIVVFSARGTYQFHDLPDTGSFLFKHIRDLTFCLIIIIVCHRLPFKSYASLSRYLLMLSVLLLILVQVLGVESGGAKRALPIPFFSGFMPSDLAKFALIANLAAMLAKRLKANYSDPLVFVPPIFWCGFLGFLLALNSGSAALLLMAPCWLLMFIGQVPIRYLVYLTLAGSLAFMIAYAFGSRGTTWEGRFSRPTNVISQVIQKVRPPERLTPEDRRIDSQEEYSLVAVASGDWIGRGPGNSLQRNFMTQAYSDFAYAILIEEWGFIGGVFTLVLYLWLLYRSVRFVAFRRLKKAEIQSGQAFGYFLAAGLAFSLVLQALVHMAVSVQLIPVTGQTLPLISWGGSSLLFTGVSIGAILSVSREAAETQPAEPREEAAMAA; this is encoded by the coding sequence ATGACCCTCGAACGACTCCGTACCTTTTTTCGTCTGGAAGGTGATCGTACCATCTGGAATATTGTCTTAGCTCTGCTTGCCATTGGTTTGATCGTTGTTTTTTCGGCTCGGGGCACGTATCAATTCCACGATTTACCTGACACGGGGTCGTTCTTATTCAAGCACATTCGGGACTTAACATTCTGTCTCATCATTATCATCGTTTGTCACCGATTACCTTTTAAAAGCTACGCCAGCTTATCCCGGTATTTGCTCATGTTGTCGGTATTGCTACTGATTTTGGTTCAGGTATTAGGCGTAGAAAGTGGTGGAGCCAAACGGGCTTTACCGATTCCGTTTTTTTCTGGTTTCATGCCCTCTGATTTAGCCAAGTTTGCTCTCATTGCGAATCTGGCTGCCATGTTGGCGAAACGGCTCAAGGCCAATTACAGCGATCCACTGGTTTTCGTACCTCCTATTTTCTGGTGCGGTTTTCTGGGTTTTCTGCTGGCCTTGAACTCCGGAAGTGCGGCATTACTATTAATGGCTCCATGCTGGTTACTGATGTTTATTGGTCAGGTGCCCATTCGTTATCTGGTATACCTGACGCTGGCAGGTTCGCTGGCCTTTATGATCGCTTACGCTTTTGGTTCGCGGGGAACTACCTGGGAAGGCCGTTTTAGCCGTCCTACCAATGTTATCTCACAAGTCATTCAGAAAGTACGCCCACCGGAACGGCTTACGCCGGAAGATCGTCGGATTGATTCGCAGGAAGAGTACAGTTTAGTAGCCGTAGCTTCAGGCGATTGGATTGGTCGGGGCCCCGGAAATAGTTTACAGCGAAATTTCATGACCCAGGCTTATTCTGACTTTGCCTACGCTATTCTGATTGAAGAATGGGGATTTATCGGCGGCGTCTTTACCCTGGTTCTGTACCTTTGGTTACTATATCGCAGCGTTCGTTTCGTAGCCTTCCGGCGACTAAAAAAGGCTGAAATTCAGAGTGGTCAGGCCTTTGGTTATTTCCTGGCAGCCGGACTGGCCTTTAGTCTGGTTCTACAAGCCTTGGTTCACATGGCGGTTTCGGTACAACTCATTCCCGTAACGGGTCAGACGCTTCCGCTCATCAGTTGGGGTGGTTCTTCGCTGCTCTTCACGGGTGTTTCGATCGGAGCTATTTTAAGTGTTAGCCGGGAAGCGGCTGAAACTCAACCCGCTGAACCCCGAGAGGAAGCGGCAATGGCTGCATAA
- the epsC gene encoding serine O-acetyltransferase EpsC: MLPRPFLESLYEAHTTTEYFPATSSVARLVTRLVLLLFPEQTKKHYDSVEKLGAAFDRIEQDLGELLQSMQGHLPQDATQLASQFVNQIPEIYHLLRTDVSAIMAGDPAATSEYEVVRAYPGFYAVAFYRIAHAFYDLGIPLLPRVLTEFAHSRTGIDIHPAAEIDEHLFIDHGTGIVIGETTSIGKHVKLYQGVTLGALSVNKELASQKRHPTVEDHVVIYSGATILGGETVIGHHSIVGGNVWLVHSIRPYTKIYHQEQVLIKE, encoded by the coding sequence ATGTTGCCACGCCCCTTTCTGGAAAGTTTGTATGAAGCCCATACGACTACGGAATATTTTCCAGCGACCTCTTCTGTAGCTCGTTTGGTTACTAGACTGGTTTTGCTTCTATTTCCCGAGCAAACGAAAAAGCACTATGATTCCGTAGAGAAACTCGGAGCCGCATTTGACCGGATTGAGCAGGATTTAGGTGAGCTTTTACAGTCCATGCAAGGGCATCTCCCTCAGGACGCTACGCAACTTGCCTCGCAGTTTGTCAATCAGATTCCTGAAATTTACCACCTACTCCGTACCGACGTATCGGCGATCATGGCGGGCGACCCGGCTGCTACTTCGGAATATGAAGTAGTTCGAGCTTATCCGGGTTTCTACGCCGTCGCCTTTTATCGGATTGCTCACGCTTTTTATGACCTGGGTATTCCGCTGTTACCCCGCGTACTGACAGAGTTTGCTCATTCCCGTACGGGTATCGATATTCACCCCGCCGCTGAAATTGACGAGCATTTATTTATCGATCACGGTACGGGCATTGTCATTGGAGAAACCACCAGCATTGGCAAGCACGTAAAGCTGTATCAGGGCGTAACGCTAGGAGCATTAAGTGTAAATAAAGAACTAGCTTCGCAAAAGCGGCATCCAACGGTGGAAGATCACGTCGTCATTTATTCGGGAGCGACCATTCTGGGAGGAGAAACCGTCATCGGCCATCACAGCATTGTCGGCGGGAACGTGTGGCTCGTACACAGCATTCGGCCTTATACCAAGATTTATCATCAGGAGCAGGTTTTAATTAAAGAATAG
- a CDS encoding AI-2E family transporter: protein MTPEPTLPYPVRLAAILICVLLIIYGLYALQGVVTLLLFSLLLAMLLFPLCRKLERWKFPRVAAIFVCLVILIGVLVGIGWVVSMQMANFSDDFPKFQNKMNAVLDRAQEMANDQLGLDKTRQNTEIRRITNDVLHNSGSYITTFLSSTTSTLADLSLIPLFVFFILLYRDFFRSFVYKLFSKTKRSRLDDVLSKIYVVVQGYLAGLVLVIGIVACLNTTGLLILGIDYAWFFGTLAAVLLLVPYIGILIGSLLPTIYALVTKDSPMYAVGVIGVFSFVQILEGNFITPYVVGSKVSVNPLAAMVVLILGGQLWGISGLVLALPVTAIVKVICDNVDGLKPYGFLLGDPEYSRGAVVKSSSKLPKLDTLTKRKRKVEEALANEEQPQNQTEARSLRDQNS from the coding sequence ATGACTCCAGAACCTACTTTGCCCTATCCCGTCCGACTGGCCGCGATACTCATTTGCGTACTGCTCATCATTTATGGCTTATACGCTCTGCAGGGCGTAGTAACCCTGCTACTTTTTTCGCTTTTACTGGCGATGTTATTGTTTCCCCTATGCCGGAAACTGGAGCGGTGGAAATTTCCGCGAGTCGCTGCCATCTTCGTTTGTCTGGTCATTCTGATTGGCGTTCTCGTAGGCATTGGCTGGGTTGTGTCCATGCAAATGGCTAACTTCTCCGACGATTTTCCCAAATTTCAGAATAAAATGAATGCCGTCCTTGATCGTGCCCAGGAAATGGCCAACGATCAGTTAGGGCTGGATAAAACCCGTCAGAACACAGAGATTAGACGCATTACGAACGACGTTTTACACAATAGTGGTAGCTATATCACTACTTTTCTATCCTCTACTACGTCTACGCTCGCTGACTTGTCGTTGATTCCCTTGTTTGTATTCTTTATCCTTTTGTACCGGGACTTTTTCCGAAGTTTTGTCTATAAGCTGTTTTCGAAAACCAAACGTTCGCGTCTGGACGACGTACTGAGTAAAATTTACGTCGTCGTACAGGGGTATCTGGCGGGTTTAGTACTGGTAATTGGCATTGTAGCCTGTTTGAATACAACCGGATTACTGATTCTGGGTATCGACTATGCCTGGTTCTTTGGAACGCTGGCGGCAGTCTTGCTGCTGGTTCCCTACATCGGTATTCTGATCGGGTCGCTGTTACCTACTATTTACGCCCTAGTTACGAAAGATTCACCAATGTATGCCGTCGGGGTAATCGGTGTATTCAGTTTCGTTCAGATTCTGGAAGGAAACTTCATTACGCCTTACGTTGTCGGCTCAAAGGTAAGTGTTAACCCGCTAGCAGCGATGGTTGTGTTGATTCTGGGTGGACAGTTGTGGGGAATCTCAGGACTGGTACTGGCTCTACCCGTAACTGCCATTGTGAAAGTGATTTGTGATAATGTCGATGGACTCAAACCATACGGGTTCCTGCTCGGCGACCCCGAATACAGTAGGGGAGCAGTAGTAAAATCAAGTAGTAAGTTGCCTAAGCTCGATACGCTGACCAAACGAAAACGGAAAGTGGAAGAAGCTTTAGCTAACGAAGAGCAGCCTCAGAACCAAACGGAAGCTAGAAGTTTAAGGGATCAAAATTCCTGA
- a CDS encoding LON peptidase substrate-binding domain-containing protein, producing the protein MAFLPLFPLNLVAFPGEKLNLHIFEPRYIQLITECLEADTPFGIPVYIPNQRMDFGTSLRVLEVSQRYDDGRMDIRTEALQIFRLLSFINPVERKLYAGGQVTYHNHESSTELLPGLLDHLKKLYQHLQTNVDFNDRSENFSYQIAHKIGLSLEEEYELLQIPQELERQRFISRHLNRIMPVIQELEKTKERIRLNGHFRNFDPLNF; encoded by the coding sequence ATGGCTTTTCTGCCTTTGTTTCCGCTCAATCTGGTAGCTTTTCCGGGGGAAAAACTAAACCTCCACATTTTCGAGCCCCGCTACATTCAGTTGATTACTGAGTGTTTGGAAGCAGATACGCCCTTTGGTATTCCTGTATACATTCCGAATCAGCGGATGGACTTTGGTACTTCCTTACGCGTACTTGAGGTATCCCAACGTTACGACGATGGCCGGATGGATATACGTACGGAAGCCCTGCAAATTTTTCGTCTGCTGAGTTTTATCAATCCCGTAGAAAGAAAGCTATACGCTGGGGGCCAGGTAACTTACCATAACCATGAATCCAGTACCGAACTGCTGCCGGGCTTACTGGACCATCTCAAGAAACTATATCAGCATCTACAGACAAACGTAGATTTTAACGACCGATCCGAGAACTTTTCGTACCAGATCGCTCATAAAATTGGCTTATCGCTTGAGGAAGAATACGAGTTACTACAAATTCCACAAGAGCTGGAACGACAACGCTTTATTTCCCGCCATTTGAATCGGATCATGCCTGTTATTCAGGAACTGGAAAAAACCAAAGAGCGAATTCGTCTCAATGGGCATTTCAGGAATTTTGATCCCTTAAACTTCTAG
- a CDS encoding gliding motility lipoprotein GldH produces the protein MRLFLFLFFLVSLTACDPNAVFKDNIELPDAKWPVKTVPSFSFDISDTTRTYNLYYNLRNTKSYPYYNLYITRTLLGPDGKTIERKLDELILANATTGKPTGNGLGDIYDHKFLVVKNYRFAKAGTYTFKVEQYMRQDPLPEIQTVGLTVERN, from the coding sequence ATGCGACTATTTCTCTTTTTATTCTTTCTGGTCAGTCTAACGGCCTGTGATCCGAACGCGGTATTCAAGGATAATATCGAACTGCCAGATGCTAAATGGCCGGTCAAAACCGTTCCTAGCTTTTCCTTTGACATCAGCGATACTACTCGAACGTACAATCTATATTATAACCTGCGCAATACGAAGTCTTACCCCTATTACAACCTTTACATTACTCGTACGCTGTTAGGGCCGGATGGAAAAACCATCGAACGAAAACTGGATGAGCTCATTTTGGCCAATGCGACCACGGGTAAACCAACGGGTAACGGCCTGGGCGACATCTACGATCATAAATTTCTGGTCGTAAAAAATTACCGTTTCGCCAAAGCGGGTACTTACACCTTCAAGGTGGAACAGTACATGCGTCAGGACCCACTACCGGAGATTCAGACGGTAGGTCTTACCGTTGAACGGAATTAG
- a CDS encoding PSP1 domain-containing protein: MGCASCATGGCGSIRSKDKAGASVSGCKNNGACGTGGCNKMNVFDWLSDMEAPGLGIPVHQRSNLVEVKFKGGRKEYFRNTAQLELYTGDPVVVEMQSGHHLGFVSLQGELVRLQVVKRGVKDPEIRQVYRKATAKDLEKHEQTIARDLPTMYRAREIVKELKLNMKLSDVEFQSDGTKATFYYSSDERVDFRELIKVLASEFKVRIEMKQISLRQEAARIGGIGVCGRELCCSTWLTDFKNVTTSAARYQNLSLNPVKLSGQCGRLKCCLNYELETYIDALRDIPSLEGPLKVQKGDANLIKTDIFRKIMWFSFRGDDNWYPVAIPQVLKIVEMNKRGVIPPSFEELEIMPVIEAKNSGINSDLVRMDKKFQSQNRPASKNKKKRSGGGSNRPPSK; this comes from the coding sequence ATGGGATGTGCATCATGTGCAACGGGTGGCTGTGGAAGCATTCGTTCGAAAGATAAAGCAGGTGCCTCCGTATCCGGTTGTAAGAACAACGGAGCCTGCGGTACGGGTGGCTGTAATAAAATGAATGTGTTCGACTGGTTGTCGGACATGGAAGCTCCGGGATTAGGAATCCCGGTTCACCAGCGGAGTAACCTGGTAGAAGTAAAATTCAAAGGAGGCCGGAAGGAATATTTCCGTAATACGGCTCAACTTGAACTCTATACGGGCGATCCAGTAGTGGTAGAAATGCAGAGTGGTCATCACTTGGGTTTCGTCTCCTTACAGGGTGAGCTGGTCCGGTTGCAAGTCGTGAAACGCGGGGTGAAAGATCCCGAAATTCGGCAGGTATACCGGAAAGCGACGGCTAAGGATCTCGAAAAACACGAGCAAACCATTGCCCGGGATTTACCGACGATGTACCGGGCTCGGGAAATCGTGAAGGAGTTGAAGCTTAACATGAAATTATCAGATGTTGAGTTTCAATCTGACGGTACCAAGGCAACCTTTTATTACTCTTCGGATGAACGCGTGGATTTCCGGGAGCTGATTAAGGTGCTGGCCAGCGAGTTTAAGGTCCGTATTGAGATGAAGCAGATTAGTCTGCGGCAGGAAGCGGCCCGTATCGGTGGTATTGGCGTCTGTGGTCGCGAATTGTGCTGCTCTACTTGGTTGACGGATTTCAAGAACGTAACTACTTCAGCAGCCCGTTACCAGAATCTTTCGCTGAATCCAGTAAAGCTATCCGGTCAATGTGGTCGTTTGAAGTGTTGTCTGAATTACGAGCTGGAAACGTACATCGATGCCTTACGGGATATTCCAAGCCTGGAAGGACCACTGAAAGTACAGAAAGGGGATGCAAACCTGATTAAAACGGATATTTTCCGTAAGATCATGTGGTTTAGTTTCCGTGGCGATGACAACTGGTATCCGGTAGCCATTCCGCAAGTACTGAAAATCGTAGAGATGAATAAGCGAGGTGTCATTCCTCCTTCGTTCGAAGAGCTGGAGATCATGCCCGTCATCGAAGCGAAAAACTCAGGCATTAATAGTGACTTGGTACGTATGGATAAGAAGTTTCAATCGCAAAATCGTCCTGCGTCGAAGAATAAGAAAAAACGGTCGGGCGGAGGCTCAAACCGTCCTCCTTCTAAATGA
- the purD gene encoding phosphoribosylamine--glycine ligase gives MNILIVGSGGREHAFAWKIAQSPLCQQLFVAPGNAGTAQLATNLPIGVNDFDAIATAVLENHISLVIVGPEEPLVRGIRDYFESREDLKKVLILGPDSRGAQLEGSKDFSKNFMAKYHIPTAASRTFVKETLEEGLEYITQQAFPLVLKADGLAAGKGVIIAADVAEAQQTLREMLVDAKFGDASQKVVIEEYLHGIELSVFVLTDGENYHILPEAKDYKRIGEGDTGPNTGGMGAVSPVPFADDAFQKKVEERVVRPTLNGLKAEGIRYVGFIFIGLMNVNGDPFVIEYNCRMGDPETEVVLPRIDSDLLMLLKAAAEGKLKYVNFAVSNKMAVTTVVVAGGYPGDYAKGDVIQLPGKQNYTTIFHAGTKHSESGEVVTNGGRVLAVTALGTSIQEARQRSQTAAAAVQYEGKYFRRDIGLDLL, from the coding sequence ATGAATATTCTCATCGTAGGGTCTGGCGGCCGGGAACATGCGTTTGCCTGGAAAATTGCTCAGAGCCCCCTATGTCAACAGTTATTCGTAGCTCCCGGTAACGCCGGTACCGCTCAACTGGCAACAAATTTACCGATTGGAGTCAATGACTTTGACGCGATTGCTACCGCTGTTCTTGAAAACCATATTTCACTCGTCATCGTCGGGCCGGAAGAACCGCTGGTTCGTGGCATTCGGGATTATTTCGAAAGTCGCGAAGACCTGAAGAAAGTATTGATACTAGGACCAGATAGCCGTGGAGCTCAGTTGGAAGGATCGAAAGATTTTTCTAAAAACTTTATGGCCAAATACCACATTCCCACGGCTGCTTCACGTACGTTCGTGAAAGAAACCCTAGAGGAAGGTCTGGAATACATTACGCAGCAAGCCTTTCCGCTGGTACTGAAAGCCGATGGTCTGGCCGCGGGCAAGGGCGTAATCATTGCCGCTGACGTAGCCGAAGCCCAGCAAACCCTGCGGGAAATGCTGGTAGACGCGAAATTCGGGGATGCTTCCCAAAAAGTAGTGATTGAAGAGTACCTGCACGGAATCGAATTATCAGTATTTGTGTTAACCGACGGAGAGAATTACCATATTCTACCGGAAGCTAAAGATTACAAACGCATTGGTGAAGGCGACACCGGACCTAATACGGGTGGTATGGGAGCGGTTTCACCCGTACCCTTCGCCGATGATGCTTTCCAGAAGAAAGTAGAAGAGCGAGTGGTACGCCCCACACTCAATGGACTAAAAGCGGAAGGCATTCGGTACGTTGGGTTTATTTTCATTGGTTTGATGAATGTCAACGGTGATCCTTTCGTGATTGAATACAATTGCCGAATGGGTGATCCGGAAACGGAAGTCGTATTGCCCCGTATTGATTCAGATTTGCTAATGCTGCTCAAAGCCGCGGCTGAAGGCAAACTGAAATACGTAAATTTTGCCGTATCCAATAAGATGGCCGTTACTACCGTTGTGGTAGCTGGTGGTTATCCGGGGGATTACGCTAAGGGTGACGTAATTCAATTGCCCGGTAAACAGAATTATACGACCATTTTCCACGCCGGAACAAAACATTCCGAGTCCGGGGAAGTGGTCACCAATGGAGGACGCGTCCTGGCCGTTACGGCTCTGGGAACGTCCATCCAAGAAGCCCGCCAGCGTTCACAAACGGCGGCAGCCGCTGTCCAGTACGAAGGCAAGTACTTCCGACGGGACATCGGCCTGGACCTTTTATAA